A genomic window from Dechloromonas sp. A34 includes:
- a CDS encoding Hcp family type VI secretion system effector produces MKDIYVEFKGSDIKGDSRDAKHKDTVEVSTWSHTMRQPKSATASAAGGHTAERVEHGEMIFTKDIDGSSPKLYQACSSGLVVNDVIIYFYRAFGGKNTTGNPSGTQNRHQYLKIELKNVIIASVSPSVDDEGIPKEAFSLKYSAVKWTYDELNIDGSKSGKVNIQGAWNLANNTPNLT; encoded by the coding sequence ATGAAAGATATTTACGTTGAATTCAAGGGCAGCGATATCAAGGGAGATTCACGCGATGCCAAGCATAAGGACACCGTCGAAGTCTCGACCTGGAGCCACACCATGCGCCAGCCGAAGTCGGCAACGGCATCGGCAGCCGGCGGTCATACTGCCGAGCGTGTCGAACATGGCGAAATGATCTTTACCAAGGATATCGACGGTTCCAGCCCGAAGCTATACCAGGCTTGCTCTTCCGGCCTGGTGGTCAACGACGTGATCATCTATTTCTATCGTGCTTTCGGCGGCAAGAACACCACCGGCAATCCGTCCGGCACCCAGAATCGCCATCAGTACCTGAAGATCGAACTGAAGAACGTCATCATCGCCTCGGTTTCTCCGTCGGTCGATGACGAAGGTATCCCGAAGGAAGCCTTCTCCCTGAAGTATTCCGCCGTGAAGTGGACCTACGACGAACTGAATATCGACGGATCCAAGTCCGGCAAAGTGAATATCCAGGGCGCCTGGAACCTCGCCAACAACACACCGAACCTGACCTGA
- the tssC gene encoding type VI secretion system contractile sheath large subunit, with the protein MNLQEAVVGGFAEANERSILDQIIEESRVAQSDQEKSRARDIISELVSQVLEGEVIVSENLAASLDARVAELDRLISEQLSEVMHAPEFQALEGAWTGLHYLCKQTSTSQQLKIKLFNAGKRELVRDFKTAIDFDQSALFKKVYEEEFGTFGGAPFGTLIGQFELSRQPEDMYFIEQMSHIAAASHAPFIAAAAPQLFGLDSYTELGKPRDLAKVFDTVEYAKWKSFRESEDSRYVGLALPRFLGRLPYNPIDGEVTEGFNFVEEVDGTNHDKYLWCSAAFAFAARLTTAFENYGWCAAIRGVEGGGLVEDLPTHTFRTDDGEVALKCPTEISITDRREKELSDLGFIPLVHCKNTDYAAFFGAQSAQKPKKYDTDSANANASLSAQLQYMFAVSRIAHYMKAMMRDKIGSFASAANVQNYLQRWVDQYVTADDSASQETKAQFPLREASVEVSEVPGRPGVYRAVSFIRPHFQLDELSVSLRLVAELPQSSKS; encoded by the coding sequence ATGAACCTTCAGGAAGCAGTCGTTGGCGGCTTTGCCGAAGCAAATGAGCGCAGCATTCTCGACCAGATCATCGAAGAAAGCCGGGTAGCGCAGTCGGATCAGGAAAAGAGCCGGGCGCGCGACATCATCAGCGAACTGGTCAGTCAGGTTCTGGAAGGAGAGGTCATTGTTTCCGAGAACCTTGCGGCTTCGCTCGATGCCCGGGTGGCGGAACTGGATCGGCTAATTTCCGAACAGTTGAGCGAGGTCATGCATGCGCCCGAATTTCAGGCGCTGGAAGGCGCCTGGACCGGTCTGCACTACCTGTGCAAGCAAACCTCAACCAGCCAGCAACTGAAAATCAAGCTCTTCAATGCCGGCAAGCGCGAGCTGGTCCGGGACTTCAAGACCGCCATCGATTTCGATCAGAGTGCACTGTTCAAGAAAGTCTATGAAGAAGAGTTCGGTACTTTCGGTGGCGCGCCATTCGGTACGCTGATCGGACAGTTCGAACTGTCCCGCCAGCCCGAGGATATGTACTTCATCGAGCAGATGTCCCATATCGCGGCGGCCTCCCATGCCCCCTTCATCGCGGCGGCTGCCCCCCAACTGTTCGGCTTGGACTCCTACACCGAACTCGGCAAGCCGAGGGATTTGGCCAAGGTGTTCGATACCGTCGAATACGCCAAGTGGAAGTCTTTCCGCGAATCCGAGGATTCCCGTTATGTCGGCCTGGCCTTGCCGCGTTTTCTGGGGCGCTTGCCCTACAACCCGATCGACGGCGAAGTCACCGAGGGTTTCAATTTCGTTGAAGAAGTCGATGGCACGAATCACGACAAGTATCTCTGGTGCAGTGCCGCCTTCGCCTTTGCCGCCCGACTGACCACCGCTTTCGAAAACTACGGCTGGTGCGCGGCGATCCGCGGCGTGGAAGGCGGCGGCCTGGTCGAGGATTTGCCGACCCACACCTTCCGCACCGACGATGGTGAGGTGGCACTCAAGTGTCCGACGGAAATCTCGATCACCGACCGCCGGGAAAAGGAGTTGAGCGACCTCGGCTTCATTCCGCTGGTGCATTGCAAGAACACCGACTATGCCGCCTTCTTCGGTGCCCAGTCGGCTCAGAAACCGAAGAAATACGATACCGACTCGGCCAACGCCAATGCTTCGTTGTCGGCGCAGTTGCAATACATGTTCGCGGTTTCCCGGATCGCGCACTACATGAAGGCCATGATGCGCGACAAGATCGGCAGCTTTGCATCCGCGGCCAATGTTCAAAACTACCTGCAGCGCTGGGTCGACCAATACGTGACGGCGGACGATTCGGCATCGCAGGAAACCAAGGCGCAGTTCCCCTTGCGGGAAGCGTCAGTCGAAGTCAGCGAAGTGCCCGGTCGGCCCGGTGTTTATCGGGCTGTGTCGTTCATCCGGCCGCACTTCCAGCTTGACGAACTCTCGGTGTCCTTGCGTCTGGTCGCCGAGTTGCCGCAATCCAGCAAGAGCTGA
- the tssB gene encoding type VI secretion system contractile sheath small subunit encodes MAKKESVQKRLQKVRPPRVQLTYDVEIGDAIEVKELPFVVGVLGDFAAQSREPQGKVRDRKFVNVDMDNFDDVMEGMAPRTVYRVKNRLSAEGGEMGIDIEFKKFEDFRPESVVQQVEPLRKLQEARAKLADLRNKLAGNEKLEDLLNDVLNNTEQLHNLGGEKHEGDKQ; translated from the coding sequence GTGGCGAAAAAGGAAAGTGTGCAAAAGCGGTTGCAAAAGGTTCGTCCGCCGCGCGTCCAGTTGACTTATGACGTCGAGATCGGTGATGCCATCGAAGTCAAAGAGTTGCCGTTTGTGGTTGGCGTGTTGGGTGATTTTGCAGCGCAATCCAGGGAGCCGCAGGGCAAGGTTCGCGATCGCAAGTTCGTCAACGTCGATATGGATAACTTCGACGACGTCATGGAAGGCATGGCGCCACGCACCGTCTACCGCGTGAAGAACCGCCTCTCCGCGGAAGGTGGGGAAATGGGGATCGATATCGAGTTCAAGAAGTTCGAGGACTTTCGACCGGAATCCGTCGTCCAGCAGGTTGAACCCTTGCGAAAGCTTCAGGAAGCACGCGCCAAACTGGCCGATCTGCGCAACAAGCTGGCCGGCAACGAGAAGCTGGAAGACTTGCTGAATGACGTGCTGAACAACACCGAGCAGTTGCACAACCTGGGCGGTGAAAAGCACGAAGGAGATAAACAATGA
- a CDS encoding tetratricopeptide repeat protein: protein MTQSEFLDAMGKSSLKIDSLLDKGNQEEAVRILGDLAKRNPDRKEPWVRMAKVHFDAENYSQAIVSAEEALQRDNTDREAKSIRAVAGLRVASQSLSELRNDVELKGNARSDAAGLAKVMRETLGEDVLVPPAELEARKKKEAALAKREAAAAAARARARAESKRGDEAGQASAPSAASSGSNPFSMLR from the coding sequence ATTCCTTGCTCGACAAGGGTAATCAGGAAGAAGCCGTGCGAATTCTTGGCGATTTGGCAAAGCGGAATCCGGATCGCAAAGAACCTTGGGTGCGCATGGCGAAAGTTCATTTTGATGCCGAAAACTATTCCCAGGCGATCGTTTCGGCCGAGGAAGCCTTGCAGCGCGACAACACCGACCGGGAGGCGAAAAGCATTCGCGCCGTCGCTGGATTGCGGGTTGCGTCGCAATCGCTGAGCGAGCTGCGAAACGATGTCGAATTGAAAGGCAATGCCCGTTCCGATGCCGCCGGCTTGGCCAAAGTCATGCGCGAGACGCTGGGAGAAGATGTTCTGGTTCCGCCCGCCGAACTCGAAGCGAGAAAGAAAAAGGAAGCAGCTCTCGCCAAGCGGGAGGCTGCTGCGGCAGCAGCCCGCGCCAGGGCTAGAGCCGAGTCGAAAAGGGGCGATGAAGCAGGCCAGGCGAGCGCTCCCTCAGCGGCGTCGTCGGGCAGCAATCCGTTCAGCATGTTGAGGTAA